The Danio rerio strain Tuebingen ecotype United States chromosome 1, GRCz12tu, whole genome shotgun sequence genome includes a region encoding these proteins:
- the LOC108179133 gene encoding uncharacterized protein isoform X2 has protein sequence MKIIWTFTLLMIPGVVSSMSVIGYSGGGVMITCKYDRGFETYPKYFCKEQWISPCSELIRTEINSEEKWVQSRRFSLIDNTTAAFLTVTIRDLTEQDSGTYYCGVETYGPDLGTKVNLEVITGPRIGTVRGYSGGHVIINSSYEIQHKNSQKHVCKTGENHCLSLININAAAEWKDSGRFSIHDDRSADLLRVFIRELNVQDSGEYRIIVRESEDYSFFSEFELVVTDDVPNITSSSSSLPSSSYISTLQTPLSTTVSENSTLTSQFNTITESSLIIPLVLVLLLLIIAALLLLFLYKKHQTKAGGDSTSQTAHGNTEAVSNIGCDYEEIKDTHKQLPRSPSESSSAVYATAQLPTNPSDSCIYSTVQEASGDSQICISSAEDMNYSVVNFHKTPDCPDSVSLRNHQECCEYYSECAAVNPHLTA, from the exons ATGAAGATCATCTGGACTTTCACTCTGCTCATGATTCCTG GTGTGGTGAGCTCCATGAGTGTCATCGGATATTCAGGAGGCGGAGTCATGATCACATGCAAATATGACAGAGGATTTGAGACATATCCAAAGTATTTTTGTAAAGAACAGTGGATATCACCATGCTCTGAGCTCATCAGGACTGAGATTAATAGTGAAGAGAAATGGGTTCAGTCTAGAAGATTCTCTCTGATTGATAACACAACAGCAGCATTTTTAACTGTGACCATCAGAGATCTGACAGAACAGGATTCTGGGACTTATTACTGTGGGGTTGAAACATATGGACCTGATCTCGGCACTAAAGTGAATCTAGAGGTCATAACAG GTCCACGAATCGGGACAGTGAGAGGATATTCAGGAGGACATGTCATTATAAACTCCAGCTATGAGATACAACACAAGAACAGTCAGAAACACGTCTGTAAAACTGGAGAAAATCATTGTTTATCTCTGATCAACATTAATGCAGCAGCAGAATGGAAAGACAGCGGTCGATTCTCCATTCATGATGACAGATCTGCAGATCTCTTGCGTGTGTTTATCAGAGAGCTGAATGTCCAGGATTCTGGAGAATATAGGATTATAGTCAGAGAATCTGAAGACTACAGCTTCTTCTCTGAGTTTGAGCTGGTCGTCACAGACG ATGTTCCaaacattacatcatcatcatcatcattaccatcatcatcatacatTTCAACATTACAAACTCCACTGAGCACAACTGTTTCAGAAAATTCTACCCTCACATCACAGTTCAACACCATAACAG AATCTTCTCTGATCATCCCTCTGGTTCTGGTTCTTCTGCTTCTGATCATCGCTGCTCTCTTATTACTGTTTCTCTATAAGAAGCACCAAACTAAAG CAGGTGGTGACTCCACATCTCAGACTGCACATGGAAATACTGAAGCG GTTTCTAATATTGGTTGTGATTATGAGGAGATTAAAGACACTCACAAGCAATTACCCAGAAGCCCCTCTGAGTCTTCTAGCGCTGTTTACGCCACTGCTCAATTACCCACAAACCCCTCTGATTCCTGTATTTACTCAACAGTTCAGGAAGCCTCTGGTGACTCTCAGATCTGCATCTCATCTGCTGAAGATATGAATTACTCTGTGGTGAATTTCCACAAGACACCAGACTGTCCTGACAGTGTCAGTTTGAGGAATCATCAGGAGTGTTGTGAATATTACAGTGAATGTGCTGCTGTCAATCCTCATCTCACTGCTTGA
- the LOC108179133 gene encoding uncharacterized protein isoform X1, protein MKIIWTFTLLMIPGVVSSMSVIGYSGGGVMITCKYDRGFETYPKYFCKEQWISPCSELIRTEINSEEKWVQSRRFSLIDNTTAAFLTVTIRDLTEQDSGTYYCGVETYGPDLGTKVNLEVITAGPRIGTVRGYSGGHVIINSSYEIQHKNSQKHVCKTGENHCLSLININAAAEWKDSGRFSIHDDRSADLLRVFIRELNVQDSGEYRIIVRESEDYSFFSEFELVVTDDVPNITSSSSSLPSSSYISTLQTPLSTTVSENSTLTSQFNTITESSLIIPLVLVLLLLIIAALLLLFLYKKHQTKAGGDSTSQTAHGNTEAVSNIGCDYEEIKDTHKQLPRSPSESSSAVYATAQLPTNPSDSCIYSTVQEASGDSQICISSAEDMNYSVVNFHKTPDCPDSVSLRNHQECCEYYSECAAVNPHLTA, encoded by the exons ATGAAGATCATCTGGACTTTCACTCTGCTCATGATTCCTG GTGTGGTGAGCTCCATGAGTGTCATCGGATATTCAGGAGGCGGAGTCATGATCACATGCAAATATGACAGAGGATTTGAGACATATCCAAAGTATTTTTGTAAAGAACAGTGGATATCACCATGCTCTGAGCTCATCAGGACTGAGATTAATAGTGAAGAGAAATGGGTTCAGTCTAGAAGATTCTCTCTGATTGATAACACAACAGCAGCATTTTTAACTGTGACCATCAGAGATCTGACAGAACAGGATTCTGGGACTTATTACTGTGGGGTTGAAACATATGGACCTGATCTCGGCACTAAAGTGAATCTAGAGGTCATAACAG CAGGTCCACGAATCGGGACAGTGAGAGGATATTCAGGAGGACATGTCATTATAAACTCCAGCTATGAGATACAACACAAGAACAGTCAGAAACACGTCTGTAAAACTGGAGAAAATCATTGTTTATCTCTGATCAACATTAATGCAGCAGCAGAATGGAAAGACAGCGGTCGATTCTCCATTCATGATGACAGATCTGCAGATCTCTTGCGTGTGTTTATCAGAGAGCTGAATGTCCAGGATTCTGGAGAATATAGGATTATAGTCAGAGAATCTGAAGACTACAGCTTCTTCTCTGAGTTTGAGCTGGTCGTCACAGACG ATGTTCCaaacattacatcatcatcatcatcattaccatcatcatcatacatTTCAACATTACAAACTCCACTGAGCACAACTGTTTCAGAAAATTCTACCCTCACATCACAGTTCAACACCATAACAG AATCTTCTCTGATCATCCCTCTGGTTCTGGTTCTTCTGCTTCTGATCATCGCTGCTCTCTTATTACTGTTTCTCTATAAGAAGCACCAAACTAAAG CAGGTGGTGACTCCACATCTCAGACTGCACATGGAAATACTGAAGCG GTTTCTAATATTGGTTGTGATTATGAGGAGATTAAAGACACTCACAAGCAATTACCCAGAAGCCCCTCTGAGTCTTCTAGCGCTGTTTACGCCACTGCTCAATTACCCACAAACCCCTCTGATTCCTGTATTTACTCAACAGTTCAGGAAGCCTCTGGTGACTCTCAGATCTGCATCTCATCTGCTGAAGATATGAATTACTCTGTGGTGAATTTCCACAAGACACCAGACTGTCCTGACAGTGTCAGTTTGAGGAATCATCAGGAGTGTTGTGAATATTACAGTGAATGTGCTGCTGTCAATCCTCATCTCACTGCTTGA